The region GGTAAACTCAGCTCCATCACCAACATTGATTGTAAAATTCACATCGTCTTGAGTAATAAATCTTCCTAGCCTTGCAGTAGACGATCCTGATGCTAACGTATCTGACTGAATAATCTTAAGACTTCCACCAGGAGCTATATCAATTTCGTTTTCTCCCTTCCCTGCAGAATAATCGATCCAAAAAATATCACGGTGGGTGGTAATATCAACTAAAGCGTTAGCTTCAACCTTAAATTTTAAAGGGGCATAATGGGCCCAGATAAATTCCGTTAGACCAGTAAGCATATTATCGTCTCGGATAACCGTTGAACTCCCTTCCTCAAAAGTCAAATTAGCTGCTTCAGCAAATTCACCTGAAGTTATGTCACTACCCTGCATATAAAACTCATTATTACCCCTAAAAAGTATCAGGTCGTAAGCCCCATTGACATAAAAAGGCTGCGCTCCATAATCTGAGTAATAATTAACATTTTCGATAATTAGGGTTTCATTATTATTGGAGGCAGAGCCGGGTGGAGCTATACCAAAATAATTTCCTGCATTTGTCCGATCGTTTCGTCCCAATGCTGATTCTTTACCAAAATTCAAATTTTTGTAGTGGATAGTAATATCACTTTTATTAAAGTGTATACCAGCAAAACGGCTAGTCGACCATCCATAGGTAATGGTAAAGTTGTCGTCGTCTCCATTACTTCCATCTATGGTAATATTGTGATTTACCGGAAGGCTAGCATTTCCAAGACTTATATCATCAGTTAAATATATATAGTCGACACTACCGTCATCTACCGCATCCTTAAGGGCTTGAAGGGTTCCAACCCACCTCACATTACTTGGAGGATCATCCATGGTTGACACTTGATTAGCCGCCTGCTCATTATTGGTAGTATCAGCTGGTTCAGAGCTTGAAAATTCTTCCGATGAAGACGCTTCAAGGCTTGCCTGACTAGCTGTACTTGATTCATCAGCTGAAGCACTTGAAGCAAGGGACTCAGACACTTGATTTGACTGGTCAGAATTTGAGTTACTAGGGCTTGAAGATTCTACATTGCTACTAGTAGTTTGTGAAGACACATCTGATTCATCAGCATAGGTCAGAGGCAAACTTGAAAAGGCTATAATGATGAGGGTAAATAACCATAATTTCTTTTTTAATCCATCTATTTTCAATCATTTTCCTTTCTATAAAAACATATCTTATCTATTTATCAATAAGTAAATTGAATAAGCTTATCAATAAATTTATCTATATTTTTGCAAATTTTCACAGACTCCTTACCTTATTATAGCATTCTTGAGCTCAACTTTCCTAGCAATTCAACTAAATTTTTGTTTCATGGAAGAATTAATCAAATCCCCTCCTTTTTTCATAAAATGTAAAAAACTATTTACATTTTTACAACAAATGGATATACTTAGATAGTCAAATTACGCTTTTAAAGTAAAAATTTACCAATAAAAATATATTTAGGAGATTCCATGAAAAAATTATTCACTCTTAGTGCCCTAGGTCTTACCATCCTTCTTGCTGGATGCAGTCAAAATAAAGCTACTTCCTCTAGTGAAGAAAGTGCCACTTCCGCACAAAGTCAAATTCAGGCCAAGGAAGGTACAATCACCTATCTGGGGCAGGACTATACCCTTAAGTTTCCAACAACAAAGATTGTAACTGCAAGCTTTGAGTCAATGGAGGATGCAGCTGCACTTTCTGTCGAACCACTTGGCGGAGTTACTGTTGGAGGAGAGATGCCTGACTACCTTAAGGGAAAATTAGGTGATAAGATGGTTAATATTGGTGACAAATTTGGACCAAATGTTGAAGCTGTAGCTGCCCTTCAACCTGATCTAATCCTTGGATCAACTAAATTTGATAAGGATGTTACAAATAATCTAAGTAAGATTGCACCAACAATCAATGTATCCCACAAGTCTGACGATTGGACCAACAACCTAAGCCTAATGGGTACAGTTTCAGGTAAGGATGAGCTGGCTAAAAAGTTAATCACAGACTACCAAAATGACCTTGAAAGTTTCAAAAAGGATAAGAGTGATTTGGCAGATAAGAAAATCTTAATTGTCCGCATTCGCGAAGGTGAACTATGTATTTACGGGCCAGATTTCTACTACAATCCAATGCTTTACAAGGACCTTGGCTTCCAAATTCCAAGTGAAGTTTCAGCCATTAAGGGACAGACAACCATCTCTAAGGAGCAGCTGGCTAAAATTGATACAGATATCATCCTGGTCCAATTTATGCCTTCAGAAAACAAGAGCTTCCCAAATGCTCTGAATGATTTAAAGGAAGATGCCATCTGGAATAGTATCCCTGCCGTTTCAAGCAAGCAGGTATTTTACAATATTGTTGACGGGGGCTACCAAGGAGGTACCTACCTAAGTAAGGAAGTTATGCTTAAGGCCCTTAATGAAAATAAAATTGGATAGGACAGCTTGAGATGAAAGCCAAATATGTGCTGGGAAGTCTACTGATACTAGCTTTATTTCTAGGTCTAAGCTTCCTTTCCCTAAGCTTTGAAATGGATCATACCCTGGAAACTTTACAGGGTATGATTTTTGCCTATAACCCTCAAAACCAAAATCAGCTAATCATCCTTGCAAGGATTGCAAGATTACTTGTGGCCTTTTTGGTTGGAGCAAGTCTAGCTCTTGCTGGCTTTATCATGCAGGTTCAGTATCAAAATGATTTGGCTGATCCAAGTCTCATGGGAGTAAGTGATGGTTCAGCCCTAGCCATTGTTATCGGCATGATTTTCTTTCCCCAGCAGGCAATCTTAATGCGAATTATTTTTTCAATTTTGGGATCCTTTATGAGCTACTTTTTTATCTCCTACCTATACAAGGCTTTATTTTGGGGAAAATCAAGGCTCAATCTACCCCTAATTGGAATCGCTACAAGCATGCTCTTAAGTAGTCTGACAAGCTTTCTTGTTGCCTATTTTCACCTTGCCCAATCAGTCAGTTCCTGGTATACAAGTAGACTTTACCGGGTGTCATTTTTTGATGTCATCTACTTTTTACCAGTCCTTCTTCTAGCCTTGCTTTTAACTATTGCCTTTAGAAGGCAGATAGATATCTACGCCTACGGACCACAGGTAACCACTAGCCTGGGAATGAATAGGAAATTTTGGGACAAATTCTTCTCCTTACTTGTCGTTATTTTGACTGGGGTAAGTATTGCTATTGTTGGTCGAATTGCCTTTGTGGGGCTTATTATTCCTCATATGGTCAAACTTCTATTTGGAAGAAAATATAGTCAAACTGTACTATTCGTTCCTGCTACAGGAGGAATTTTCCTTCTAACCTGCGACTACCTGTCAAGATATATCAACTACCCCTTTGAAACTCCAATTGGCCTAGTTTTGGCCTTGATTGGAGTTCCTGTCTTTTTATACTTAATTCGAAGGAGGACTAGCTAGCAATGAAAAACAATTTCCCTATATTTATCGTCATCCTCATCTTCTTTTTTGCCGCTTGCTACTCTCTTCTCTCGGGTACCTACCCCATTAGTACTGCAAAATTAGTTGAACTTTTACTTCATCCAGGAGCAGATAATCAGGCTGGACTCATCCTTTGGCAGTTTAGGATTCCAAGATTTATACTGGGAGCCCTGGCAGGAGCAAGTCTTGCCCTTGCTGGATATATCTTACAGACAATTACCCGAAATCCCATAGCAGATTCTGGACTTCTGGGCGTGAGCTCTGGAGCATCATTTGGAAGTGTTTTCTATTATTTTTTAATTGGAAGCTACCTGACAAATATCAAACAAATCCAGTCCCTGTCTCTAATTTTATTCGGTTTGGCTGGAGCTCTTCTGGCACTTCTTTTAAACTTCCTTCTCTCCTTTAGCTTTGGAGGAATAAGCATGCCAAGATTTATTCTAAACGGCATTGCCCTCAATACTGGATTTTCTGCCCTAACCGCATACTTTTCCCTAAAAATTAACAGCGATGACTACACAAGGATAAATAATTGGTTGGAAGGGTCTATCAGTCAAGGAAATTGGCCCCTCATTAGGCAAGTGGCCCCCCTTGTCATTATTCTCATTCCTCTTCTGCTAACTTTTGAGGGACAACTAAGACTTCTTAGATATTCTGATTTACAGCTTAAAAATATTGGCTTTAAGATGGGCTACTGGAGAATCTTCTTTGTCCTCCTCGCAGCGGCCTTGGTCTGCTCAAGTGTTCTCATCGCAGGAAATGTAGCCTTTGTGGGATTACTTGTCCCCCACCTGACTGCTAAATTTTTTAAGGGTCATTCAAAACTTTTACTTGTAGGAATCACCATCAATGGTGGGAGCCTACTTGTTATCTGCGACACCTTCGCCAAAACAGCCTTTACCCCCAATGAGTTACCCCTAAATGCCATGATGGGCCTTCTTGGAATTCCCTATATCCTTATCACGTTCATCCAAAAAAACAGACAAAAATAAAGGAGAAAATTTGAAAGTAAGCTATAAAAAAGTAGGTAAGTACTACCTTGATATCTATCTACCAGAAGATCATGACTCAAAAGAAGCCATCCCCCTCCTTTATGTTTTAGACGGGGATGCCTTTGCTGCAAGTCTAGCTCAAGCTGTAAAACTACAGGCACGGAACGCACAAAAAACAGGGGTTGTTACCATGATTGTTGTTGGTATCTCCTACCATGCAGCTAGCCCCTTTAACAAGGAAGAAAGATTCAAGGATTTCACTCCCCCCAGGATACACCCAATGAATCCAAAAGACAAAAGATTTGATATGCCTCAAGGTGGCGAAATAGATACCTTCTTTAAGAGCCTTAAAACAATCCACAAAGAATTGACAAGGGAGCTGGCAAGGGATTTTATTCTCAATCAAGAAAAAATTGGCCTCTTTGGTCATTCCTTGGGCGGACTTTGTGTCCTTGAAGCCCTTTTAAGACCTGACCTAGCCTTCATCAACACCTTTTTGGCACTTAGTCCTTCTCTATGGTGGGATAGGGAAGCCTACTATGAACGGCTAAAAGAATATGAACACAAAAGTTCCAACCACCAAAAGAAGAGAGTAATCATCACTGTAGGTGGCCTGGAAGGCGAGATGGTAACCTTGGCTCAGCGGGCATTTGATTCTTTTAAAAATTCAACTGTTGTCAACTCTTGTGACTATTATCAAGCTCCTGATGAAAATCATATGTCAGTTGTTTTTACAGTCATGAGCCGCTGCTTAAGATGGCTTTCAAATACACCCATTAAAATTGAAAAGAGGAGTTAAGGCACTTGAAAGACGATATTTTACGAGCTCAAAATATTGATTTGAGCTACCAAAAAAAGAAAATCATCAGCTCCCTCAATGTGAATTTTTTTAAAAATAAGATAACTGTCATCATTGGCCAAAATGGTTGTGGCAAATCAACACTTTTAAAGGGACTAGGACGGATTATAGAGCATGACCAGGGAGCTATTTACCTCAATGATAAAAATTTAAAATCCATGCCTACCAAGGAAATAGCTAGAGTTCTAGCCTTTTTATCCCAGGAAAGCAGCCAGCCTGAAGAAGTTACAGTTAGGGAGCTTGTAGCTGTTGGACGCTATCCTCACCAGGGAATTTTTCAAAAAAGGAGCTCGCAAGATGAGGAGATAATTGATCAAGTCTTATCTGATACTGGTCTTATCGAACTTGCCCATGAAAATATCAACTTTCTATCAGGAGGACAAAAGCAAAGGGTCTCTATTGCCATGGCCCTTGCCCAAAAAACACCTCTCATCCTCCTTGATGAACCAACCACTTATCTTGATATGGGACATCAAATTGAACTTTTAAATTTAATCCAAAATTTAAAGGAGAAAAATAATTTAACTGTCATTATGGTTCTTCATGACTTAAATCTAGCTGCCCGGTACGGAGACCATTTGATTGGTATGAAAGATGGAAGAATTATATATGAAGGTGAACCTAGGCAAGTAATGACCGAGGATATTTTAAAGGATTTATTCAATGTTAAGGTCTATCTGGGTCAAGATCCAGTTGATGGAAGGCCAATCTGCTTAAGATTTGAGCAAATCTATGATTGAAACTAAAAAAATCCCCTCCCTTAAGGGAGAGGATTTTTTCTGACCTTAGTTTAAGCATAGGCTTAAATCAAGGTATTTCCTTAAAAATTATTTGTTTTTAAGGTTGTAGAAGCTTGCAAGTCCACCGTAGATAGCAGCTTCACCAAGTTGATCTTCGATACGAAGAAGTTGGTTGTATTTAGCAATACGGTCAGTACGGCTAAGTGAACCAGTTTTGATTTGTCCAGCGTTAGTTGCAACAGCGATATCAGAGATTGTTGAATCTTCTGTTTCACCTGAACGGTGAGATACAACTGCAGTGTAACCAGCTTCTTTAGCCATTTCGATAGCTTCGAAAGTTTCAGTAAGAGTACCGATTTGGTTAACTTTGATAAGGATTGAGTTCGCAACGTCTTCTTTGATACCACGAGCTAGGTAGTCAGTGTTTGTAACGAATAGGTCGTCACCAACAAGTTGTACACGTTCGCCTAGACGTTCAGTAAGAACTTTCCATCCATCCCAGTCGTTTTCATCCATACCATCTTCGATAGTGATGATTGGGTATTTGTTAACAAGTTCTTCAAGGTAGTCAACTTGCTCAGCAGCAGTACGTTTAGCTCCACCTTCACCTTCGAATTTAGAGTAGTCATAAACTCCATTTTCGTAGAATTCTGATGATGCACAGTCAAATCCGATGAATACGTCTTTACCTGGTACATAACCAGCAGCTTCGATAGCTTTAAGGATAGTTTCAACACCGTCTTCAGTTCCTTCAAACTTAGGAGCGAATCCACCTTCGTCACCAACAGCTGTTTCAAGACCACGGTCTTTAAGGATTTTCTTAAGAGCATGGAAGATTTCAGCACCGTAACGTAGAGCTTCTTTGAAAGTTGGAGCTCCAGCAGGGATGATCATGAACTCTTGGAATGCGATTGGAGCATCAGAGTGAGATCCACCGTTGATGATGTTCATCATTGGAGTTGGAAGAACTTTAGCGTTGAATCCGCCAAGGTAGTTGTAAAGAGGAACTTCTAGGTAGTCAGCAGCAGCACGAGCAGCAGCGATAGAAACACCAAGAATAGCGTTAGCTCCTAGTTTACCTTTGTTTGGAGTACCATCAAGAGCGATCATAGCACGGTCGATTCCAAGTTGGTCACGAACGTCCATTCCGATGATAGCATCAGCAATAACATTGTTTACGTTGTCAACAGCTTTTTGAGTTCCAAGACCGTTGTAGCGAGATTTATCTCCATCACGAAGTTCAACTGCTTCGTGTTCACCAGTAGAAGCTCCTGAAGGAACCATACCACGACCGAAAGCACCTGATTCAGTGTAAAT is a window of Streptococcaceae bacterium ESL0729 DNA encoding:
- a CDS encoding ABC transporter ATP-binding protein; translation: MKDDILRAQNIDLSYQKKKIISSLNVNFFKNKITVIIGQNGCGKSTLLKGLGRIIEHDQGAIYLNDKNLKSMPTKEIARVLAFLSQESSQPEEVTVRELVAVGRYPHQGIFQKRSSQDEEIIDQVLSDTGLIELAHENINFLSGGQKQRVSIAMALAQKTPLILLDEPTTYLDMGHQIELLNLIQNLKEKNNLTVIMVLHDLNLAARYGDHLIGMKDGRIIYEGEPRQVMTEDILKDLFNVKVYLGQDPVDGRPICLRFEQIYD
- a CDS encoding iron ABC transporter permease, with translation MKAKYVLGSLLILALFLGLSFLSLSFEMDHTLETLQGMIFAYNPQNQNQLIILARIARLLVAFLVGASLALAGFIMQVQYQNDLADPSLMGVSDGSALAIVIGMIFFPQQAILMRIIFSILGSFMSYFFISYLYKALFWGKSRLNLPLIGIATSMLLSSLTSFLVAYFHLAQSVSSWYTSRLYRVSFFDVIYFLPVLLLALLLTIAFRRQIDIYAYGPQVTTSLGMNRKFWDKFFSLLVVILTGVSIAIVGRIAFVGLIIPHMVKLLFGRKYSQTVLFVPATGGIFLLTCDYLSRYINYPFETPIGLVLALIGVPVFLYLIRRRTS
- a CDS encoding iron ABC transporter permease, with the translated sequence MKNNFPIFIVILIFFFAACYSLLSGTYPISTAKLVELLLHPGADNQAGLILWQFRIPRFILGALAGASLALAGYILQTITRNPIADSGLLGVSSGASFGSVFYYFLIGSYLTNIKQIQSLSLILFGLAGALLALLLNFLLSFSFGGISMPRFILNGIALNTGFSALTAYFSLKINSDDYTRINNWLEGSISQGNWPLIRQVAPLVIILIPLLLTFEGQLRLLRYSDLQLKNIGFKMGYWRIFFVLLAAALVCSSVLIAGNVAFVGLLVPHLTAKFFKGHSKLLLVGITINGGSLLVICDTFAKTAFTPNELPLNAMMGLLGIPYILITFIQKNRQK
- a CDS encoding alpha/beta hydrolase-fold protein, yielding MKVSYKKVGKYYLDIYLPEDHDSKEAIPLLYVLDGDAFAASLAQAVKLQARNAQKTGVVTMIVVGISYHAASPFNKEERFKDFTPPRIHPMNPKDKRFDMPQGGEIDTFFKSLKTIHKELTRELARDFILNQEKIGLFGHSLGGLCVLEALLRPDLAFINTFLALSPSLWWDREAYYERLKEYEHKSSNHQKKRVIITVGGLEGEMVTLAQRAFDSFKNSTVVNSCDYYQAPDENHMSVVFTVMSRCLRWLSNTPIKIEKRS
- the eno gene encoding phosphopyruvate hydratase — encoded protein: MSLITDVYAREVLDSRGNPTLEVEIYTESGAFGRGMVPSGASTGEHEAVELRDGDKSRYNGLGTQKAVDNVNNVIADAIIGMDVRDQLGIDRAMIALDGTPNKGKLGANAILGVSIAAARAAADYLEVPLYNYLGGFNAKVLPTPMMNIINGGSHSDAPIAFQEFMIIPAGAPTFKEALRYGAEIFHALKKILKDRGLETAVGDEGGFAPKFEGTEDGVETILKAIEAAGYVPGKDVFIGFDCASSEFYENGVYDYSKFEGEGGAKRTAAEQVDYLEELVNKYPIITIEDGMDENDWDGWKVLTERLGERVQLVGDDLFVTNTDYLARGIKEDVANSILIKVNQIGTLTETFEAIEMAKEAGYTAVVSHRSGETEDSTISDIAVATNAGQIKTGSLSRTDRIAKYNQLLRIEDQLGEAAIYGGLASFYNLKNK
- a CDS encoding iron-siderophore ABC transporter substrate-binding protein codes for the protein MKKLFTLSALGLTILLAGCSQNKATSSSEESATSAQSQIQAKEGTITYLGQDYTLKFPTTKIVTASFESMEDAAALSVEPLGGVTVGGEMPDYLKGKLGDKMVNIGDKFGPNVEAVAALQPDLILGSTKFDKDVTNNLSKIAPTINVSHKSDDWTNNLSLMGTVSGKDELAKKLITDYQNDLESFKKDKSDLADKKILIVRIREGELCIYGPDFYYNPMLYKDLGFQIPSEVSAIKGQTTISKEQLAKIDTDIILVQFMPSENKSFPNALNDLKEDAIWNSIPAVSSKQVFYNIVDGGYQGGTYLSKEVMLKALNENKIG